The following coding sequences are from one Nicotiana tabacum cultivar K326 chromosome 1, ASM71507v2, whole genome shotgun sequence window:
- the LOC107806635 gene encoding homeobox protein ATH1: MAEPHPIIDENLLHTASIPISFPDRIGLNNQNHIMDGQNHIMDGHEIPIPFMLQGEAINSSQAFLSLPNFPRAVDNGAIHNVLPMRNRTKEFLLSTSYPISNSYTEDQYMEGIPISALSLANLLATRNAMPENHENLAALAPLSHPVEGHKTDVLDYPTMLSHSFGSYRNYEFDSVPEIAGTVAGRTGSQPFQLTHENVNSNTWFSSETASMSSDSPSGSSSRFSNELSLSLTSTQSAVACGTTIRDQCSDISCSGVTNHAFPQRRFDSELTSCNSRNLSLNFGSYKPVHLSQFLTGSRYLRVMQEILSEMAHLSLQNHNLVGYRGNGTEYGANTSFTLSSDDLPDEDCRIIGQMDSEAKKKHLVALLQVVDDQYNQCLDEIHMVISAFHAVTELDPSIHARFALQTISSLYKNLRERISNYILAMGEHFNRGERVVEKSFETSFIQKQWALQQLKRKDHQLWRPQRGLPERSVSVLRAWMFQNFLHPYPKDAEKQLLAVKSGLTRSQVSNWFINARVRLWKPMIEEMYAEMNRRKIRTGNHEDETNNRRNHKIIDNRLFTMK; this comes from the exons ATGGCAGAACCTCATCCTATTATAGACGAAAATTTGCTTCATACAGCCAGTATCCCCATTAGTTTCCCTGATAGGATTGGTTTGAACAATCAAAACCACATTATGGACGGACAAAACCACATCATGGATGGACATGAAATTCCAATTCCTTTTATGTTGCAAGGAGAAGCCATAAACAGTTCTCAAGCTTTTCTAAGTCTACCAAATTTTCCTCGAGCTGTTGACAACGGAGCAATTCACAATGTGCTACCAATGAGAAACAGAACAAAGGAGTTTTTGCTGAGTACTTCATATCCAATCAGTAACTCTTACACAGAGGATCAGTATATGGAGGGAATACCTATTTCTGCTTTATCTCTTGCAAATCTTTTGGCTACAAGGAACGCTATGCCCGAGAATCATGAAAATTTAGCGGCATTGGCTCCCTTATCACATCCTGTGGAAGGCCATAAAACTGATGTTCTAGACTATCCTACGATGTTAAGTCATTCGTTTGGATCCTATAGAAACTATGAGTTTGATAGTGTCCCGGAAATTGCTGGGACCGTTGCAGGACGAACAGGATCCCAACCTTTCCAATTAACTCATGAGAATGTGAATTCAAACACATGGTTCTCATCAGAAACTGCTAGTATGAGTTCCGACAGTCCCTCTGGATCCTCTTCCAGATTTAGCAATGAGCTTTCTTTAAGTCTCACATCAACACAATCTGCTGTTGCTTGTGGGACTACTATCCGGGACCAATGCTCGGATATAAGCTGCTCCGGTGTCACCAACCATGCTTTCCCTCAAAGACGGTTTGATTCAGAGCTAACGTCTTGCAACAGCAGAAATCTGTCTTTAAATTTTGGCTCATATAAACCAGTCCACCTTTCGCAATTCTTAACCGGATCAAGATATCTTCGTGTGATGCAAGAAATACTTTCTGAAATGGCTCATTTATCACTTCAAAATCATAACTTGGTAGGCTACCGAGGAAATGGGACAGAATATGGTGCTAACACTTCTTTTACTTTGAGTTCTGATGATTTGCCTGATGAAGACTGTAGAATCATAGGTCAAATGGATTCCGAAGCAAAGAAAAAACATCTGGTGGCTTTGTTGCAAGTG GTTGATGATCAATACAACCAATGCTTGGATGAGATTCATATGGTTATATCCGCGTTTCATGCTGTGACCGAGTTGGATCCTAGCATACATGCTCGTTTCGCCCTTCAAACTATTTCCTCCTTGTATAAAAACCTGAGGGAGAGAATAAGTAATTACATACTCGCGATGGGAGAACATTTTAATAGAGGAGAAAGGGTAGTAGAGAAATCATTTGAAACATCGTTCATTCAAAAACAGTGGGCACTTCAGCAACTAAAAAGGAAAGATCATCAGTTATGGAGACCACAGAGAGGCTTGCCGGAAAGATCTGTCTCAGTTTTGAGAGCATGGATGTTTCAAAACTTTCTTCACCC ATATCCAAAGGATGCAGAGAAGCAATTGCTAGCAGTAAAAAGTGGATTGACAAGGAGCCAG GTATCTAATTGGTTTATAAATGCTCGAGTTCGTCTCTGGAAACCAATGATAGAGGAAATGTATGCTGAGATGAATAGAAGGAAAATTCGTACTGGAAATCATGAAGATGAAACCAACAATCGAAGAAATCACAAAATTATTGACAATCGTTTATTTACTATGAAGTGa